From Deltaproteobacteria bacterium:
ATGCCATTCCTTGAATTCACGATCACGAAAGTCACATTCCCGATGGTTTTTCAAACAGCGGTTAACTTGGTAATTTTTGGCCTGCCAGCCCTCCCGCAGGGCATAGCGGATGGCCTCAGCGGACACGGTGGTGTAGAGGTCGCCGTTTCGCAAAACTTTTTGTAAGGTGGTAGCCGTGCCTTCTGTTTCCCCGCGGTTGTTGGCGTAAGTTCCCTGATGGGTCAGAATCATGCCGAACAGATGCTTACTCATCACTGCTGTCCTCCCCTTTTTCCGAAGTTTCCTTTGGTTTACCCAATCTCTTGTCAGTGAAGGTGACCAGCGCCAATAGCGCCAGATCTCTAGACTTTTGCCAATCGTAGGGGTGGTTGAGAAAACGCCAGAGAGCTTCCTTCTTTTCGGTAAGTTCTTTGCTCCCCCCTCCCTCGGCAAGGAATTCCATGATAAATTTGCGGTTCAACTCCCGGGTCTTAGCGCGCATCAGGCCACGGCGGACGGCCTGCAGCCGGTCATCCCAGCGCTCCAGAAGATTGCGGCTGCCACCCCGTTTTTGGGCTTCTTCGTCTTTGTTCAAAAGTTGTCTTAAAGAATGATGAAAAATGCTCAGCAAGGCCTGTTCTTCCGGGCTATCCCACATTACCGTTTCATCGGCCAGATTCATAAGCGCCCTCCTTTCAAATAAGAGGTTATTAAACCACAGGTGTTCCAGTGAAATGCTCTTCTGTTCCTTCTGCTTGGTTCTTTGGCGTTGGTTTTCCAGTTTATCAACCTGCCAAGGGTGGGGCCATAGCAGGTCCTGATACCAGGGCCGGTCATGAATCAGATTGTCAGCAATGCGCCCCCGGGCAGTAGGCTGGCGAATCCAGAGATTGGCCTGGACCTGCGCAGGGTCTTCAGTCTTTTCTATCTGGCGCGTTCTGAATTCATTAGGCAAATAACGTATCATGCGCTCATAACGTTTGATGGAGATTTCCGCGGGTCTCAATTCCAAAATTTTTTTTCTTACCTTCTGTCCCTGATAATGGCTTACCTGCCCCATGGCTGCAATATAGACCTTTTGCAGGCCCAAACGCCGTTCCATCCCTCGGGCCGCATAAGCGCTGGCAAAACTCAGGGCTGCATCTCCCAGGCTCTGGACTCGCACCCGTAGAAAATCTGCGGGCGCCTGGCAGCGAAGCAGGGGGAAGTGTTTGGCAAAAGTGGTCAAACTTTTTATTTCTGGAACCAGGAAGGCCCAATTAGGCCTAAATTGTCCCCTACCTGCTGCTTTTATCTTAGTCATAGGCAATTCAAAAAATACACAGGATAGTGGGGCAAAGATCAATAAAAGACCCAGCTTGGGAGGACCGCTCCAGTTTTCCTCCTCTTTGGCGGCTTTGCCGAATCTTTTGGCGGCGCCGGGATAAATCCAGGAGGCCGAAAGGTGAATGGCCTCTTGTGTCATCCCTTGCTTAAGAATTTCCGGAAGTATTTTGACTGTTGGCAAACCTCCTTTACGAGGCTTTATCTTTTGATAATTGATTTGAAAGAAATGGTGTTCATCTTCTTTGACGATCTCGGTAATGGGTTGTTCTCTAGGAAGGACCTTGGGATGTTGAAAGAAAGTTTGGAATAAACCCCTGTGAATATCCAAACGCTTATAAATATGCTCCCGTTCATCCAGCGATCGATGTAAGCCGGGCAGATAGAAAACGCCTTCTCTTTCCTGCCAAGCCCACTCCACCAGCTTGGTCAAGATGGCTTGATCTTCACTTTCCCACCAGAGCTTTACAGAATGGTCTGATAACTCCCAAGTTAAGAGGCGTTGGAGTTCCTGAACCTGGGAATCGCCCTGGGCAGCCCACTCATCTGCCGCGGTCAGCGAAAGGTACAGCCCTCCCAGCCCGGCTCGCTCCAATACTCCCATTCCCTCGTCGGTCAAGGACCACTGCACCTTTGGCGTTAAATGATTTCCCATGACTGTTTTCTCCATTTTGCCCCCCTTACCGGGTCGTATTCAATAACTCCCTCTCCGGCCACGGGGTAACCGGCAAAGCGTTCTGAAAGTGTAAATTGAGGATGTAAATACATAGGTATGGTCCAGGCGGCGACATTGTGGCAGTTTGGTTTCTGCCTCCTTTTTTTGAGAAAATCCTGGATTTCAGTAAGGTCCTGCCTTAAGATCACGGTAATAGAAGCATCGCCTTCACGGAGTGGGCGCTGATCGCTTTCCCAGACCCCGTCGAGCCAGGCCGAGTAGGTCTTGATCTCTTCTGATACCTGAATCTCTTCTAAGGCCTTGGCCAGATGACGCTGGCTTAAGGGTTTATTGATCATAGTGAGGAGAGCCTGCTTCGTCATAGCCAGATCCTGATTCCGATAGGGTCGATTTTCTTGACACGAGAAGTCATAGACCAAACAGCGACCCGGCAAAGAATTTTTTTGGGGATAGCGGTTCAGCCTTCCCAACCGCTGGATCAGTGCTGGAAACGGGGCCAAGGCAGTGACCAACAAATCGGCGCTTATATCCAGGGACATTTCACATACCTGGGTGCTGATTACCAGAGCCGGGCCTTCCTGACGGAAGCTATTGATAACCCTTTCTTGTAAGCTTACCCGGTCCTGGTAGCGAAACCGGCTGTGATAAAGAACGGGCGCTATATTCAGGTTCATGGCCAAAGCGTGATCATAGGCTGCTACTGCATCAGCCACGGTATTGCAAACCCAGAGTACTTTTCCGCCGTTTTCCAGGATTCGTTCTACTGCCGGCCAGCAGTCTTCTGGCACCTGACACCACTCCAATTGGTAGCGGTCCAGATTTTCCAGCTCAGGATCCCCCCTGATGGGTTCAGCCAGCCGTTCACCCAAAGTTGCCCGCAAAAAATTGAGACGATTTTCCGGAATAGAGGCGCTCATGAGCAATACCGGAGATTCGGTAAAAGTCCTTAAAAATCTTATCAGTGCCCCAAAAAGCTTGGCATCGTAATTGTGAATCTCGTCGAAAACAAAAGCTCCAGAGGCTATGGCAGGAAAACTGAACAGGGAACGGCGTTGGTTTTGCATGAGCCCCAAAACGGTATCTACTGTGCAGGCGATGACCTGTTGGGGCCAGGCTTTGAGAGACTCCAACCGCTGGTTTTCTTCCCATATATCCTCTTCATCAGATCGCAATATCCTTTCTATGTCCACCTGGGCGCGTCCGTGAATGAGAGCCCGCTCTAAAGAGCTTTGTGCTACGAGATAGTCCTCAAAACCAGATGAGGCTGTTCCGGTAGTGGGATAACAGAAAAACAGCTTTTTCCCGGCAGCATGGCGCATGGCCCAGGCATAGGCCGCCAGGGTCTTACCGGTGCCACAGCCCGCGATTGTGAGAGTCACCGGTGCCAAACTTCTTGCCACTGACTCTTGAAAATCACGTAAATCGCCACCGCCCAGCTTATCCTGGATAATCTTTTCTAGATTCTCGGGGACCAGATATTGCTGCAAAGCCCCTTCAATCCATCTTAGTGGTTCAGTAGTTTCCGCGGTTAAGGCTGAACCGGCCACATCCGCTGCTATTAGCACAGCTTTGGCTAACGCCAGGGAAACTTTTTCATCAGCAGAAAGCTGGACAACCAAATTACTTGAATCATAGACATAGTCTTCCACTATTGTTTTTAGATTTTGGGCATCAAGATCATCAACTTCAGCCAATGGAATAATAACGTCCTGTAATTCTGGAACTTCTATTTTCTGGCAAGCGAAACAAGCTGCCATTTTAAGGAGTTCTTTAACGTCAGGGTGTGATCCCCAAAATATGAATTCCTTGGGTGTGCCCTGCACTCTTACCAATCTGTCTGTTTCTTTTGTGTGAATGTGAAATGGTTTATCCAAATGTAGCTTGAGGTGATGTCCTCCCGCTACCCAACTGAGCATCCATATAAAATGTTGGCCATAGCCAGCAAAGGCTTTTTGCACCCAATCTTTTAGTGGACTATTTAGCTGAGCAATGAGCAAGGCACTTAATATTTCATGGCGAATGGGATGGATTTTATTGCAAAAAGCTTTTTTTCTCAGTAACATTCCCTGAAATATATTAGTTGCCTTACCAAGATCATGCAAAATAGCTCCTATCAATGCCAGTAACTCAAAACACTGCTGATTCCTAAAGATATTAAAATACCTTAGAGATGCTATTATCTTTTTAGTCGCATTTAAAACCTGTCTGGTATGTCCTACCAACGATTCCCATGGCTTAATAATCGAATGATTGATAGGGCTTTTTGCCAGTAGTGTCTTGGGCGGCAGCATCACAAAATTTCCGGCTCTTTTTTCCATACCTCAAAAAAACCGCAGCCCAGCTTGCGGCGACCTCCCAGGCCATACTCCTGGACTAAAAAGGATGCAGATGCAGTTAGTTCCGAAACTAAAATTTCATAGCCTACCACTTGCTTACCGTGCACCTGAAAGGTCCGCCGTTTGCCCACAGAAATTCGGCCCTTGACGCCTAATTTCTCCATTTGTTTTTTAATTTCGCACTCAAAACGCGTTCGGTCCTGGCCGTTCTTGGTGGTTGCTAATGGAGAAAACAATGCTGTTGCGGGTATCAGTGCCCTTGTGTTAGGCACACCGATCCGAATTATATCTTCTTGCACTACTAAAGATTTTCCGGCCAGACCGAGATAATCTTTTATCCGGCTTATCGGCAATCTCAGCATCAATTCTGAATTTGGCGATATATCCAAACGGCCATTCCCCAAGTAGCGTCCCCTAATAAGTTTTAGGCCTACGTCTTGATCGTCATGGATAACGGGGCAAACTCGACTGATGGCGCTGTAGAGAGCAAAACCGTGATCTACTGCAAGGTATTTTCCCGATACCTTGAAAACCAAGTCTATTTTGCGATCCATTTTATCCCC
This genomic window contains:
- the cas8a1 gene encoding type I-MYXAN CRISPR-associated Cas8a1/Cmx1, which gives rise to MGNHLTPKVQWSLTDEGMGVLERAGLGGLYLSLTAADEWAAQGDSQVQELQRLLTWELSDHSVKLWWESEDQAILTKLVEWAWQEREGVFYLPGLHRSLDEREHIYKRLDIHRGLFQTFFQHPKVLPREQPITEIVKEDEHHFFQINYQKIKPRKGGLPTVKILPEILKQGMTQEAIHLSASWIYPGAAKRFGKAAKEEENWSGPPKLGLLLIFAPLSCVFFELPMTKIKAAGRGQFRPNWAFLVPEIKSLTTFAKHFPLLRCQAPADFLRVRVQSLGDAALSFASAYAARGMERRLGLQKVYIAAMGQVSHYQGQKVRKKILELRPAEISIKRYERMIRYLPNEFRTRQIEKTEDPAQVQANLWIRQPTARGRIADNLIHDRPWYQDLLWPHPWQVDKLENQRQRTKQKEQKSISLEHLWFNNLLFERRALMNLADETVMWDSPEEQALLSIFHHSLRQLLNKDEEAQKRGGSRNLLERWDDRLQAVRRGLMRAKTRELNRKFIMEFLAEGGGSKELTEKKEALWRFLNHPYDWQKSRDLALLALVTFTDKRLGKPKETSEKGEDSSDE
- the cas3 gene encoding CRISPR-associated helicase Cas3', with amino-acid sequence MEKRAGNFVMLPPKTLLAKSPINHSIIKPWESLVGHTRQVLNATKKIIASLRYFNIFRNQQCFELLALIGAILHDLGKATNIFQGMLLRKKAFCNKIHPIRHEILSALLIAQLNSPLKDWVQKAFAGYGQHFIWMLSWVAGGHHLKLHLDKPFHIHTKETDRLVRVQGTPKEFIFWGSHPDVKELLKMAACFACQKIEVPELQDVIIPLAEVDDLDAQNLKTIVEDYVYDSSNLVVQLSADEKVSLALAKAVLIAADVAGSALTAETTEPLRWIEGALQQYLVPENLEKIIQDKLGGGDLRDFQESVARSLAPVTLTIAGCGTGKTLAAYAWAMRHAAGKKLFFCYPTTGTASSGFEDYLVAQSSLERALIHGRAQVDIERILRSDEEDIWEENQRLESLKAWPQQVIACTVDTVLGLMQNQRRSLFSFPAIASGAFVFDEIHNYDAKLFGALIRFLRTFTESPVLLMSASIPENRLNFLRATLGERLAEPIRGDPELENLDRYQLEWCQVPEDCWPAVERILENGGKVLWVCNTVADAVAAYDHALAMNLNIAPVLYHSRFRYQDRVSLQERVINSFRQEGPALVISTQVCEMSLDISADLLVTALAPFPALIQRLGRLNRYPQKNSLPGRCLVYDFSCQENRPYRNQDLAMTKQALLTMINKPLSQRHLAKALEEIQVSEEIKTYSAWLDGVWESDQRPLREGDASITVILRQDLTEIQDFLKKRRQKPNCHNVAAWTIPMYLHPQFTLSERFAGYPVAGEGVIEYDPVRGAKWRKQSWEII
- the cas6 gene encoding type I-MYXAN CRISPR-associated protein Cas6/Cmx6; this encodes MDRKIDLVFKVSGKYLAVDHGFALYSAISRVCPVIHDDQDVGLKLIRGRYLGNGRLDISPNSELMLRLPISRIKDYLGLAGKSLVVQEDIIRIGVPNTRALIPATALFSPLATTKNGQDRTRFECEIKKQMEKLGVKGRISVGKRRTFQVHGKQVVGYEILVSELTASASFLVQEYGLGGRRKLGCGFFEVWKKEPEIL